CGACGGTCCGCCGGTGCTGCGCTGGTCCGGGCGCACCGACGACCCCACCGCGCTGCTGATCGGCGCCATCGCGCGCTCCGCGATCGACTTCCTCGCCGGTCCGGACCGCGACCGGCTACGCGCCTGCCCGGCCGCGCGGTGCGTCAAGTACTTCCTCCAGGACGACCCACGCCAGACCTGGTGCTCCCCGTCCTGCGGCAACCGCGAACGCGTCAACCGCCACTACCGCAAACGCACCACCTGATGCCCTCGTCGATAACCTGACGCCATGACCAAGCTTGACCTGACCGTGTCCGCGCCCGACCTGACCGAGGCGCTGGTGAACATCGCGTCCGTCAGCGGTACGGAGGAGAAACTCGCGGACAAGGTCGAGAAGGCGCTCTCGGCGTACCCGCATCTGAAAGTCTTCCGGCACGGCAACACCGTGGTCGCGCGCACCGACCTGGGCCGCGCCGAGCGGATCGTCCTCGCCGGGCACCTGGACACCGTCCCGCTGAACGACAACCTGCCCGCGCGCCGCGCCGACGGACTGATCCACGGGCTCGGTGCCTGCGACATGAAAGGCGGCGTCGCGGTCGCGCTCCGGCTCGCCGCCACGCTGACCGAGCCGAACCGCGACCTCACCTACGTCTTCTACGACTGCGAGGAGATCGAGGCCGAGCGGAACGGCCTGTTCAAGCTGACCCGGTCCAACCCGGAGCTGCTGGAAGGCGTCTTCGCGGTCGTGATGGAGCCGTCCAACGCGGCGGTCGAGGCCGGCTGCCAGGGCACGATGCGGATCGAGGTCACCACCCGCGGCGAGCGCGCGCACTCGGCCCGCTCCTGGATGGGTGTGAACGCGATTCACGGCGCCGGCGAAGTCCTGGCCCGCCTCGGGGCGTACGAGCCGCGCCGCGTACCCATCGACGGACTGGAATACCGCGAAGGACTCAACGCGGTCGCGATCACGGGCGGGATCGCCGGCAACGTCGTACCGGACCTGTGCACGGTCACCATCAACTACCGCTTCGCCCCGAACCGCTCCGAGGCGGAGGCCGAGGCGCACCTGCGGTCGGTGTTCGAGGGGTTCGACGTGGTCGTGACGGACTCCGCGCCGGGCGGCCTGCCCGGCCTGGACCGACCGGCCGCGGCCGCGTTCCTGCAGGTGGTGGGCGGCGAACCCCAACCCAAGTTCGGCTGGACCGATGTCGCCCGCTTCACCCAACTCGGCGTACCCGCCGTCAACTACGGCCCCGGCGACCCCCTGTACGCCCACAAACAGGACGAGTTCGTCCCCGAAGCCGAGATAGCCCTGTGTGAACAACGCCTGAGGACTTGGTTGACAAGCCGCGCCTGAGCGGGCTCTGTTTCCGCGCACCGAATAACCTGGACGCATGTCAGAACCATCGATCCACCCCGACCGTCCGGTTGGCCAGCAGCAGCGCGGGCCGATCCTGATGCGGCGCAAGCAGGTGCAGCACTCCACCTCCGAGCAGCGGCTGCTGGACAGCCGCGGCCCGTCGGACTGGGTGCACACCGACCCGTGGCGGGTGCTGCGCATCCAGTCGGAGTTCATCGAGGGATTCGGGATGCTGGCCGAGCTCGGCGCCGCGATCAGCGTGTTCGGTTCGGCCCGGACGAAGCTCGACGACCCGATGTACGCCGCCGCCGAGCAGTTCGGCCGGAAACTGGTCGGTGCCGGGTACGCGGTGATCACCGGCGGCGGACCGGGCGTGATGGAGGCCGCGAACAAGGGCGCCTCGGAGGCCGGCGGCGTCTCGGTCGGCCTCGGCATCGAGCTCCCGTTCGAGAACGGCATGAACGAGTGGGTCGACATCGGGATGAACTTCCGGTACTTCTTCACCCGGAAGACGATGTTCGTCAAGTACGCCCAGGGCTTCGTGGTGATGCCCGGCGGGTTCGGCACGCTTGACGAACTGTTCGAGGCGCTCACGCTGGCCCAGACCCGCAAGGTCACCTCGTTCCCGGTGGTGCTGTTCGGGTCGGCGTACTGGGGCGGCCTGGTCGACTGGCTGCGTACCACCATGCTCGCCGACGGCAAGATCTCACCCGCCGACCTGGACATGTTCGTGGTCACCGACGACGTCGACGAGGCGATCAGCTACATCGTCAAGGCCGGCGAGCTGGCCGACGCCGCCGCCGAACAAGCCGCCGAAGCAGCCGCCCACGAAGTCGAGTCCGCCACCGACCCCACCACCCATTCCCACCAACTAGGCTCCGACGGCAGCTAACCCCCCCCGCCGCGCCCGCCCAGCCAGCCGGCCAGCCCGCCCGCCCGGCCAGCCAGCCAGCCAGCCAGCCCGCCCGCCCGCCCGGCCAGCCAGCCCGCCCGCCCGCCCGCCCGGCCAGCCAGCCCGCCCGCCCGCCCGGCCAGCCCGCCCGCCCGGCCAGCCCGCCCGCCCGGCCAGCCCGCCCGGCCGGCCCGCCCACCCGGCTCCCGCCGGCAACCGAGTCGGTCACGCGAACACCCAGCGCCGTACCCACAGATCGGCCGGTGGGAGTGCTGCGTCGGAGCGGACGGGTCGGGGCTCGCTGGGGTTAACCACTCGTCTTGAGGGGCGGGGTCCAGTGGTCTAAGCAACGAGTAGTTCGGCCAGTGCTTGGGCTGGGGTTTTGAGGTTGAGTGTAGGGCGGGGTCGTTGGTTGAGGGTGGTGGCGATCTGGTCGAGGCTGGCGGCGGTGTGGGTGGACAGGTCTGTGCCTTTGGTGAGCCAGAACCGCAGGAGCCGGTTGGTGTTCTCGTTGGTGCCGCGTTGCCAGGGGGAGTGGGGGTCGCAGAAGTAGACAGGCATGTTCAGATCGAGCTGGATGCGCCGGTAGGCGGCTAGTTCGCGTCCGCGGTCCCAGGTCAGGGAGCGGCGCAGGTGGTCGGGCAGGGTGCGCATCTGGGTGATCATGGTCTCGGCCACGGTGTCGGCGTCGTGCTGGCCGGGCAGGTGCAGCAAGATGGTGAACCGGGTGGTGCGCTCGACCAGTGTGCCGACCGCGGAGCGGTTGCCGGTGCCGATGATCAGGTCGCCTTCCCAATGTCCGGGCACGGCACGGTCGGTGGCCTCGGCGGGGCGTTGACTGATCGTGAACGCTTCCCGGTACGGGTTTCGGGCCTGGCGATGGTCGCCGCCGCGGGGTTTGCGGGCCGTGCGGCGCAGGCTCAACTGCCGGTGCAGGTCTTGTCGCAGCTGGCCGCGGGTCTGCACATACAGCGCTTGGTAGATGGTTTCGTGCGACACACGAGCCATCCTCTCCTGCGCGCTGTCGCCGGGGTGATCACGGCGCAGTACTGCCGCGATCAGGCCCGGGGACCAGCCGGTGTCCATCCAGCCGGTGATCCGGGCGCACAGCCCCGGATCGGCGGCCAGCTTGAACTCCTTGGGCCGGCGCCGCCGCTCATGAGCGGCACGGTGAGCCACCGGCGCCCAATAGGACCCGTCCCGGCCGCGATTGCGGGCCACCTCACGCCAGATCACCGACTTGTCCCGCCCGATCGCCTCACCGATCCCGGCATACGACAACCCCTGCCGTAACAGCACAGCGATCACCGCCCGGTCCTCACTGGTCAACGGCCGCCGAGCTCGCGTCCCCGCGACCCCACCCGGGACTGCTGCTGGCACGCTGCCCGGCAACCCACCAGCTCTGTTCTGCCGCAACGATGGCTCCACAAGCCCCGATGTTCGCCACCACAACGAACCCGTATCCCACGACACGCCGACCGCCGACGCCGCTGACTGCACCGACCACCCACCACCCACCAGCGCGAAAAACTCATCCCGCACTCCGTACGGATACCTCATCGGCATACACAACACCTTCCATCAGGCGTTGCTTCGACCACTGGACCCCGCCAGGGTTCACCACCGGTATACGGGTGGTGAACCCTCAAGAGGAGTGGTTAACCACCCGCGTTGGAGAGGCGGGTGGGGAGCCGAAACCCTCGGTGCCGGCGCTGAAAATGCGGGTGTCGGTGCGGGTGACTCGGGCGGCATGGCACGATCGGTCCCGTGATGTGGTTCTTCGGGCTGATCGTGATCGTACTGATCGGGGCTGTAGCAGTCGTGGCCTCCGGGCGTTGGGGTGCCATGAGCACCGCGTACGACGACCGCCCCGACATGACCGTCCCCGCCCGCCAGGCCCTCACCGCGACCGAGATCGAGTCGGCCCGCTTCGCCGTCGGCGTCCGCGGCTACCGCATGGACGAGGTGGACACCCTCCTCGAACGCGTAGCCAAAGAGGTAGCCGAACGCGACCGCCGCATCGCCGACCTCGAACGAGCCGTAGCCCCCATCCTCGACACCCCCAACGGCACCGGCTTCACCACAAGCCCCACAAACACCCCCACCGACTTCGAGGATCCCGGCACCCGGCCCCCCATCATGGTCGGCGGCAACTTCCCCGAACCCCCCACAACCCCCGAGCACCCCACCGCCCCCCAGACTCAGCCGTCTGCCGACGCCCTGGCCGAGCAGTACACGGACGCGCGCGCTCAGCAGTACACCGGCACCCAGACCGATCAGCCCACGGATGCTCAGGCACAGCAGTCGACCGGTGCTCAGACTGGGCAGGCCGCGGCGCCCGTCGTACCACCTGCGGTCGCCTCGTCAGCGGTCGAGCAGTCTGCTCCGCCGGCCGG
The genomic region above belongs to Kribbella solani and contains:
- the dapE gene encoding succinyl-diaminopimelate desuccinylase, coding for MTKLDLTVSAPDLTEALVNIASVSGTEEKLADKVEKALSAYPHLKVFRHGNTVVARTDLGRAERIVLAGHLDTVPLNDNLPARRADGLIHGLGACDMKGGVAVALRLAATLTEPNRDLTYVFYDCEEIEAERNGLFKLTRSNPELLEGVFAVVMEPSNAAVEAGCQGTMRIEVTTRGERAHSARSWMGVNAIHGAGEVLARLGAYEPRRVPIDGLEYREGLNAVAITGGIAGNVVPDLCTVTINYRFAPNRSEAEAEAHLRSVFEGFDVVVTDSAPGGLPGLDRPAAAAFLQVVGGEPQPKFGWTDVARFTQLGVPAVNYGPGDPLYAHKQDEFVPEAEIALCEQRLRTWLTSRA
- a CDS encoding TIGR00730 family Rossman fold protein — translated: MSEPSIHPDRPVGQQQRGPILMRRKQVQHSTSEQRLLDSRGPSDWVHTDPWRVLRIQSEFIEGFGMLAELGAAISVFGSARTKLDDPMYAAAEQFGRKLVGAGYAVITGGGPGVMEAANKGASEAGGVSVGLGIELPFENGMNEWVDIGMNFRYFFTRKTMFVKYAQGFVVMPGGFGTLDELFEALTLAQTRKVTSFPVVLFGSAYWGGLVDWLRTTMLADGKISPADLDMFVVTDDVDEAISYIVKAGELADAAAEQAAEAAAHEVESATDPTTHSHQLGSDGS
- a CDS encoding IS30 family transposase, with translation MPMRYPYGVRDEFFALVGGGWSVQSAASAVGVSWDTGSLWWRTSGLVEPSLRQNRAGGLPGSVPAAVPGGVAGTRARRPLTSEDRAVIAVLLRQGLSYAGIGEAIGRDKSVIWREVARNRGRDGSYWAPVAHRAAHERRRRPKEFKLAADPGLCARITGWMDTGWSPGLIAAVLRRDHPGDSAQERMARVSHETIYQALYVQTRGQLRQDLHRQLSLRRTARKPRGGDHRQARNPYREAFTISQRPAEATDRAVPGHWEGDLIIGTGNRSAVGTLVERTTRFTILLHLPGQHDADTVAETMITQMRTLPDHLRRSLTWDRGRELAAYRRIQLDLNMPVYFCDPHSPWQRGTNENTNRLLRFWLTKGTDLSTHTAASLDQIATTLNQRPRPTLNLKTPAQALAELLVA